Sequence from the Bacillus thuringiensis genome:
AACGCCAAATATTGTATATAGAATTGAAACGTATACAGATAAATTTAAATTTGATATTGGAAATTGTTCTATTAGATAGCCAATTACACTTTGTAATCCAAAATAAGTTACAAGTCCCCCGCATGCGCCTCCAATCGTAATAGCATCAGATTTTTCTGCTCCAAAAATATAGAGGAGTGGATAGGCTATTGCTCCGGCATTAAGGATGATGAACGTCCCTAAAGAAACACTCTTAAATATATCATCAATTGGCGTATCTGAAACTGAAGCATGTACGTAAAATATGCTATACGATAATAAAGTACCAATAATTACAACTATAAAATAGAAAAGGTAGTGACTTTGCACAATGTTATTTCTAGTAACCGGTAAAGTAAGTACATATTTTTCATAACCCGACTTACTCTCATACTTAATAACTTCAAGTGCAGGAATTGCAGCAAATAAGATAATGAATGTAGCAATTAAACGGTACATTGAAGCATTACCAAAATAAAAAACAAATCCCGATCCTAATATCGCTATTCCCATGAACATAAAGAAAGTTCGATACACTAGATAATAGTTCGTCAATAATAAACCTCTCATTTATTTTTCACTCCTCGTTATTAAGACACTCATTTCTTCTATCGAGGTGGTTCTATGAGCAATACCACTTGGTAATTTATGCACATCTGATACGAGTACATTGAAATAAGAACCATGGTCTCTCTTTGCCACAACTATATCTTTGTTGATTAAAGCTAGTTGTTCCACGTCAACATCTACAATGGCGTAACTGTCTAAAACCTTATCTTTTTCTTCGTTCAATAAAATTTCTCCATCTTTTATAATGATAAGGTGGCTAGCTACTTTTTCTACATCACTCATAATATGAGAAGAAAGTAATATACCACCGTTACTTTTACTCACAAAACTTTTTAATTCCTCTAACACACCCTCCCTAGATGAAGGATCAAGACCTCCCGTTGCCTCATCTAGGATTAATAATCTGGCATTATGCGACAGTGCAAC
This genomic interval carries:
- a CDS encoding ABC-2 transporter permease codes for the protein MRGLLLTNYYLVYRTFFMFMGIAILGSGFVFYFGNASMYRLIATFIILFAAIPALEVIKYESKSGYEKYVLTLPVTRNNIVQSHYLFYFIVVIIGTLLSYSIFYVHASVSDTPIDDIFKSVSLGTFIILNAGAIAYPLLYIFGAEKSDAITIGGACGGLVTYFGLQSVIGYLIEQFPISNLNLSVYVSILYTIFGVIIYIFSFVISVFIYRKKEF
- a CDS encoding ABC transporter ATP-binding protein gives rise to the protein MSNLLEIKNLSKSFGNKVVLRDVSFNVPSGSIVGFIGDNGAGKSTTFKTVLQLISKDSGTVKIFGEENINKDAKIKEKIGVVFDAMNLPAHLTIKQLNKVFEKMFESWDQDNFYRLVNTFSLPTNEKVGKFSRGMSMKLTIAVALSHNARLLILDEATGGLDPSSREGVLEELKSFVSKSNGGILLSSHIMSDVEKVASHLIIIKDGEILLNEEKDKVLDSYAIVDVDVEQLALINKDIVVAKRDHGSYFNVLVSDVHKLPSGIAHRTTSIEEMSVLITRSEK